DNA sequence from the Teretinema zuelzerae genome:
GGGACGGACGGGGCGCATTTTCTGCGTGTCCAGCACGATCCACCCGCTTCTTCCCCTGCCGACAATTTCGCTGTCGGAATCGAGGAGTTCGTAGTCGCGCACGGCGAACAGGCGGTCCGTACCGCGCGGCCAGGTGCGGGCATTCAGGGTTTCTCCCCAGCCGCTCCTGCGAAGGATCACCGCCGTCATCCGGGAGAGTATCCACGCGTGGCCGGTAGCGGCGAGAGGAGCCTTCCCCACTCCGAGAGCCTCGGCGTGGTTGCCGGCGATCTCCTGAAAATAATTAAAAGCGGCCGCCGCATGCAGCCGTCCCGTTCTGTCTACGTCCCAGGTTCTCACCGGGAATTCTTCGGTCCAGATATTTTCCATGATGCAAGTATGCCCTGCCTTAGCGGTGATCTGTCAAGTTGCTACGCGAAAAGAAGAAGACTGGCGGCCATCACCATCATTCCGGCGATGAGGCCGCCGATAGCGAGATGGTGCTCGCCGAATTCCTCCGCCGTGGGAAGAAGTTCGTCCAGGGAAATGTAGACCATGATCCCCGATACTCCCGCGAAAATGAGGCCGAAGGTGCTTTCAGTAAAAACGGTCCGCAACAGGAAATATCCGATCAACGCGCCTAGCGGCTCGGCAAGTCCGGAAAGGAAGGACAGCGTGAAGGCCTTGCGGCGGCTCTTTGTCGCGTAAAATATGGGTGCGGAAACAGCAAGGCCTTCAGGGATGTTGTGGATTGCGATGGCGACCGCGATGCTGACTCCGAGGGTGGGATTGGTGAGGCCGCTCATGAAAGTCGCGAGTCCTTCCGGAAAGTTGTGGATTCCGATCGCGAGCGCGGAAAAGGCGCCCATGCGCAGCAGCTTTCTTTTCTCTTTCTCGCTTGCGGATTCGATTTTTTTCGCCACATTGAGCTCATGCGGGTTTTCGTAGGAAGGGATCACCTTGTCGATGAAGGCGATAACGAAAATGCCTGCGAAAAAGGCAACGACCGTCCAGACGTAGCCCATTTTGGGGCCGAGGGCGATGCTGAGAGAGTCCTTCGCCTTCGCGAAAATTTCGATCATCGACACATAGATCATAACTCCCGCGGAGAAGCCCAGAGCGACGGTCAAAAGGCGGGGATTGAATTTCTTGGACAACAGGCCGATCAAACTGCCGATTCCGGTTGAAAGACCTGCAAAAAGAGTCAGGGAGAAGGCAAACCACAGATTACTCGTCACAAATTCCTCCTTAATAGCGCTATCAATAATATACCATCTTTTCGATTGATAATTTCACTATCATATTCTACCATTTAACTATGATATATGCGGATCTGATCCTGAATCTAGCCCTTCTTATCGCCCTGACGACGCTTTCAGCCTTCATAGACTCCCGACTTTCAAAGTATAAGACGGTCAACGGAATCGTGCAGGGCTTTGTGTTCGGATCGAGCACCGTGCTCGCGATGATGACTCCGCTTCGCGTCGCAGAGGGGGTTATTTTCGACGGAAGGTCGCTCATGCTCAGTCTGGGCGCCCTCTTCTTCGGAGGATGGACCGGGGGGATCAGCGCCGCGATGGCGATCGGGTACCGGGTGATGCTCGGAGGTCCGGGAGCATTGACGGGATCGCTTGTAAGCCTCATGGCGATAACAGTGGGAATCGTTTTCCGCCTTCAGGGTAAAAACAGCGAAAATCCGCCGAATACCCTTACTCTCGCCTTTTTCGGTTTGATCGTACACGCGCTGATGCTGCTCCTGATGCTGACCCTCCCGAAAACTTTCATTATCGATACGATCCGCGTCATGGCTGTCCCGATTCTGATTCTCTATCCCGTCGCGACCGTTCTTGCCGGGAAGATTCTATCCGACCAGGTGACGCTCAGGGCCCGCCTGGAGGCGATCGCCGCGAGAGAATGCGAGTTTTCGGAGTCCCTTGAATTCCTTCCGGCTCCGATCGGCATCGCGCGGACCGACGGCAAGCTGACCTTCCTCAACCACGCCTTCACCGCGACTTACGGCTATGAGCTCGAAGATATTCCGACCATGAACGAGTGGGTGGTTAAAGCCTACCCCGACGCCGACTACCGGAACCGGATGCAGAAAAACTGGGAACAGGACGTAGAGGCCGCATCGCAGAGAGGCGGTCCGACCCACGCGCGGCTGTATGAAATAACCTGCAAGGACGGATCGGTCAAAAAAGCGCAGATCAGCATGAGGCCGATCAGAAACACCTTTCTCACCGTATTCGAGGATACGACGGCGCGGCTCAACCTGGAGCATGCCCTCCGCAAAAAGGTGATGGATTTGACAGCGACGCAAGAAGCGACCATCATCAGCATGGCGATTTTATCGGAATACCGGGATACCGACACCGGAAGCCATATTCAGCGCACGAAGCTCTACGTGAAACTCCTCCTGGAAAGTTTGGGCGACGAATGCCCCTACGACCAGGACACGAAGGAACTGATCTGGCTGTCGGCGACGCTGCACGATATCGGCAAGGTCGCGATCCCCGATTCGATTCTCCTGAAGCCGGGAAAGCTCACAGATGCGGAATTCAACCTGATGAAGCAGCATCCCCTGTTCGGCCGCTTCGCGATTCTGAGAACTCAGGAAAGCCTGCCTGAAAATTCCTTCCTCAACTTCGCGGCCGAGATCGCCGAGTATCATCACGAAAAATGGGATGGAAGCGGCTACCCGCACGGCCTTAAGGGCTCGAGCATTCCGCTCAGCGCGCGCGTCATGGCGATCGCGGACGTATACGACGCCTGCATTTCTCAGAGGCCGTATAAAAAGCCGCTGTCCCACGAGGAAACAGTGGATATCATACGCAGGGGATCGGCATCGCACTTCGATCCTGAACTGGTCACGCTTTTTCTGTCGAAAGAAGCCGAATTCAACAAGATCGCGACGCAGTATAAGGAATGAGACGGGCTGAAGCCGTAGACGCCGACAGGCGTATTCGGCGAGCGTACAGCGAAAAAGTCTATAAAAAATCCGCGAAGAGCTGAAAAAGGCTCCGCTTTATCTCCTGCGGCTGGCCGGAAACGATGACCCGGGAAAAATCAAGATCGTCCATGAGGGCGACCGAAATACGCGAGAGCATCGAGATATCCCGCTTTGACGCCGGCTCCGGCGCTATCATGAACACCCATACATCGGAATTCGCGCTGTTCCTGACCACGCCGAACCGCGGAGAACCCGCCGCGCGCGACCTGCAGTGAAAAAGCCTGATGCCGGTATTCTCAAGGACGACGGCTCCGTACGATTCCCGGCGGTCCAGATCGCTTTTCAGCCGCTTCGCGGACAGGCCGTCCCCTGCGGCAAGCCGGGCGATCTCCCGGGTTTCTCCTCCCGAATGAACAGGAGCGTTCAACCGAGAGAACACGAAACTGCCGATTAGTTCGACGGCCGCGTCGACCAGATCGTCCGGCTCCGCAGTCTCCTGGTCCTGCGACTTTTTTTCAGTCGATGCCGCATGGCCCGGCATCGGGTTCTCCGCGAGGAACAGCGCGAGAGACCGGCAAAACTCTTCAGGCTCGAACGGCAGGGGTACGGCGAACTCGCTCAGATGAGGAGACGACGAGGGAAAGGTGGTGATGATGAAATCAGCCTGCTCGGTCGAATAGCCGCCGCCGTTGGAGCGCCCGCAGGAACGCACGCCGGCTACCGCGAGTTCCGGGAAGCGCGCGGAAATAAGAGACGAAATAAACTGCGCAAGGCAGATTCCTTCGAAACAGGATATCAAAACCCGAAGAGGCTGCCTGGTTCGGGACGACGCGTCGACCGCTGAATACAGCGTGAGCGAAAACGAGAAGAGGTCTTCAGGATCGAGAACTGCGCCGAGCTGCCGCTCGATCAGAGGAATCAAATCATCGGCAACGGCATCGTCGAGAATATCCGAGAGCCCTTCCCTTTTCTGCATGGCAGCGGCAGGCTGCATCGGAAGGCCGAGAATTTTTTTATAAATCTGCGCCGATAAAGTCGACGAGAGAAAGGGCAGCAGGGTCCGGTCGAACAGCAAAGGAACGGCCATCCTCTTGTCGAGCGAAGCGATGAAGCGGGTGAGAATATCCGGAATCGCCGGATGGCTGCGGAGCGAATCTCGAAGCTCGCCGCTTTCGAGGGAGGAAAGAACGCCGGAAAGAAAACGCACTTCGGCTTCGTTCGAAGCGGGAGAAAGACGGGAAAGCAGGGCGGCGGACACCCGGGAGGGAACGGAAAAAACAGTATCAGCGAACAGGGACGGCGCTTCGTATCCGGCCTCAGTGCGGCGCTGAAGCGCGATCACGAGATAGATCCACAGAAGGCCCTGATCGAACCAGGAAAAATGATAGCCGAGATCCAGCTCCGCTTTACGGACGGCGTCGAAGATGCCCGACGGGTTTTCGGCGTAGCCGAGGGTTCTCAGCACCCGGGCGATATCGGTCTGGGACGGAGACTGCTGAACCGAGCGCACAATGTCGCGCGGATCCATGAGATGCACCGCGGCGTGAAGAACAGCCGTCCTGACGGCCCACTCTCCGCCTTCAAGGGAAATGCCGATGCCCTTCATCCGGGAAAGGACGGCGCCGGAAGACCAGCGCGCGAGATTCGCTTCGGCCTCGCGCAAATCCCCGCTCACGCAGGAATCGCTCACGCCGAACAGCAGAGCCAGCTCGGTGAGCTTGAATACGCGCCGCTCATGTCCCAGATAGCAGACGAGGGCGAAAGCGCGCTGTTCGGCGGTCAGCCAGGGCAGGCGTCCGGCGAGGGACCGCTCCCTGCCGGGGATGGAGGAAAGATCACCGGAAAGGCGGATGCCGATGCCGCGTTTTTTTTCGATATCTACGCCGTAGGGCTTCAGGATGTATTCGAGTTCGAGGACGTCCCGGAAGACGGTTCTCACCCCTGCTCCCGCGGCTCGCGCGAGCTCGTGCACCGGAGTCCAGGAGTCGGAGGAAAGAAGGACATCCAGTATAACCCTGAGCCGCGGCCTCATACGCAAAGGGCCTCCCGCGAAATAAAGGCCGCGGTTTCGCCCGCGACGGAAGCGGAATCGGGAAGCTCGAGAACGCGGGCCAACAGCTCCTGCGCGGCAGAAAGCCGCAGGGATCTTATGAGCGCCTTTGTTTCGAGAATCGCCGAAGGCGAAACGCTGAGCTCGTCGAAACCCATGGCCGCCAGCAGAATGGTTCCTTCCGGCCGCGAGGCGAACTCTCCGCATATTCCCGTTTCCATGCCGCACTCGCGGGCGTCGCGGCAGGCCGAGGCCATCAGGCGGAGAACAGCAGGATGGGTTTCCGCGTAGAGGCCGGACAGAAGAGAATTCTCCCGATCGGCCGCGAGGGTGTATTGGGTCAGATCGTTGCTTCCGATGCTGATGAAATCAGAAAGCCCCTTATAGGAGCGGACAGTCAAGGCGGCGGCAGGCGTCTCCACCATCATGCCGAGGAGGGCCCGTCCTCCCGTTCGCGGAATAATTTCGTCCAGGATTTCCCGGACAGCGCGCATTTCGGAGACGTTCGAAACCATCGGAACCATGATGCGAACCTCCGCGCCGACGGAGGCTGACGCGAGGAGGAGGGCCTCCAGCTGGCCGCGGAGTATCCCGGGATTGCCAAGCAGGAAGCGGATTCCCCTCCAGCCGAGGAAGGGATTCGATTCATGAGGATGCGGAGCGTACGGAAGGGGCTTGTCCGCTCCGATGTCCAGGAGGCGGAACACGACGGGCCGCCCTGAAAGAGTTTCAAGAACGCGCGCGTAAAAGGCGGTCTGGGTCGGAACATCGGGAAGAGACGGCTGCTCCATGAAAAGGAATTCGGTACGGAACAAGCCGACCCCGTCGGGATGGACTGCGCCGAGAAGGGGCAGGTCTTTCATGGAGCCTGCGTTCGCGTAGAGGCCGATTCTGCGGCCGCACAGGGTTTGGGAGGGAAGATCGCGCAGGGCTTCCAGAGCGATCCGTTTTTCGCGTTCCCGCTCGATCAGGGCGCGAGCGTCCTGTTGAGATGCGGCGTCGGGATGCACGGACAGTTCGTCTTTTTTCAGATTGAGTATGAGCGTGTCCCCGTCTTTCAGGGAGGCGAGATCCTTCGGACTCACGCGGACGGCGGGAATCGAAAGGGAGCGCGCGAGGATGGCCGCGTGGGAAGTAGAGCCTCCCGTCGAGACGACGAAGCCCAGCACGTGGGGAAGATGGAAGCACACCGTCTGGGCGGGGCTCAGGGTTTCCGAGCAGACGACGGCAGGATGCGGTGGATAGAGGCCCTGTTCGCGGCAGGCGCCCGAACGCAGGGACGAAACATGGGAAGCGATGCGCTTGCCGATATCCCGGAAGTCCTCTCCCCGCTCGCGCAGGTATTCGTCGTCGAGCTCTTCCATCTCGAGCGCGTTTCGTTCGGAGACGGTGCGGGCGGCCCATTCGGCGCAGCGCCCCTCTTCCATGACGACTGCCTTCATTTCAAGGAAGAAATCCTCGTCGCCGGCGATGTCCGCGTGTCCTTCGAAAATCTCCGCGTTCTCCGCGCCTATTTCGCGGGCGGCCTTTTCCGCCGTTTCCAGAAGTTCGCGCACGGCGCCTTCCACCGCTGATTTCAGGAGAACCAGCTCGCTCTCCCTGCGCTCGGGTGGGAGGATCTCCGCGGCGGGAATCTTTTCCCCCTCGTCGTAGACAAGGGCCGGACCGAGGGCCGCTCCGCGGGACAAAGTAACTGCAGAAATCGTACGGGTATTCATTGATTCCTCTATTCGGTCAAACCGCGGATGAGAGCCGCAATCGATTCCAGCGCGTCGGACTCGTCCGAACCTTCGCAGCTCAGGACGATCTTATTGCCGGAGGTTATGCCGAGCTTCATCAGTTTAATGAGATTTTTGGCGCTTTCCTTTTTATCGCCCTTCGAAATGAAAATTTCCGAGCTGTACTTTTTTGAAGCGTCGACTATTTTTTTTGCCGGCCGGGTGTGAAGGCCGGAGGGATTGGTGACCAGAATTTCAGCTTCTACCATAGAGTTTCTCCTTCGGCTCCCGGATCGCGTATGGAGCCGGGGCGCAAATTAAGCGCGTTAAGGGCGGCGCATCGCCCTCCCTCTGCGAGAGCGAGGGGTACGGAACCGGACGCGAGCCATTCGTGGAGGAAGCCCGCCGTAAAGGAATCCCCGCAGCCTATCGCGTTCAATGCGGTTACCGGCGTCACCTTCTGGCGATGCAACTCCCCCCTGTCCGCTGCGAAGGTATCCTTCGAACCGCGGGTTATGACGATGAGCGAATCGAGCTCGCGGCTTTTGTCGGCTATCGCCTTCGTCAGTTCAGGTTCGGGAAGAGGGAACGGAAAGCCGAAGGTTCCGCAGAACTCTTCTTCGTTGATCTTAATGATGTCCGGAACCGCTTTTTCGATCGTCCGGGCCAAATCGGGACCGTGGAAGTCGGCCATTACCAGAAGGCCCTGTTCGCGCGCGGCGGCGCAGAGATCGGCGCACAAACCGGCCGGCCAGAAGGAGGGCCTGCTGCCCGCGAACACAAAGGCGTCCGCTTCGGCGGCTTCGCGTTTGAGCATCGAAAGGAGTTCGGCGGCGAGCGCCGCGTAATCGTCAGAGCCGACAGGCTCGCTCACCACCAGCTCGGTGGCCCGCCCGCTCCCCGGCTCGACCAGGGTGTAGCAATATCTCACGCGGCCGGTCGTGTAGAGTGGAACCACCGGCAACCCGTCGCGGGCGGCGAGTTCGAGAAAAAAGTCCGCGTTGTCCGAACCCAGCGGGCACAGATTTTTTACGCAGCCCTTTTCGAGCTGGTCGAGGACGCGGGACGCGTTGACCGCTTTTCCCGAAGCGTCGATGCGGTATCCCTGCGAGCGGTTCACCGCGTCGACCGTCAGATTTTTGAATGCAATCGTTTTTTGGAGCGTAGGACTCAGGCCTGCCGCCAGAATGCGTCTCATGCTTCTTTCCTCGCGACTGAAGGATCGCCGCTCACTTCCGGAGCGGTATCGAATACATACTGTTCGGCTTGCACGCACCACATGCCTCCGGCCGCGGCGAGAATCGTCTCGAGCGGCGCGAACCAGGGGTCCTTTTTCGCAAGCTCGGGCACATCGTCCAGAGCGAACAGGGGGAACTTCTTGTGAGTATAAATGAGCTTCTTGCCTCCGCCCAGAGCGGGCAGATTGAGAGTCGCAGAGACCGAGGCGTCGAGGCCGCCTACATGAGTCACCAGGGCGCCGGGCTTTAAAAGGCCGCTGTCCATGAGGGCGAGAGCTTCGCGCTGATCGTCGGTATTTCCTCCGGTCGTGCCGATCACGTGCTTTTCCATATAGTGGACGTCGTAGTAATTGATGCGGGCGTAAAAGTCCGTGGCGAGGGGGCCGGCGAAAAAGTTGAGGCAGCCGTTGAACGCGAGCAGGGCTTCAGCCATTTCCAGAACCGCGGGAATCGCGACCATCACCAGAATATCGTCGTAGAGCTCGTTGTCCGAAGCCTCGCGCAAAAGGGCCGCTTCGTCGACGGCTCCGTCGGTGTCCAGTATCCGCAAGGAGACTCCGCGCTCGGCCGCGACGGGAGCGAATATGCCCAGCGCGCGCGCGACGCGTTTATGGTCCCGGTCGGTCACCACGATCGATGAAGGCTGAACCGGACCGGAGAGGGCGTAGTCGATCGCGGCGAGGCCCATGGGTCCGCAGCCCCCCAGCACGGCGAGCCTGCCGCCGGCTTTCAGGCCCATCTCGTGCTCATGCTTCGTCCTGCTCGTCCGGAACAGGGAATGCATCGCGCCGATGACGCAGGAATACGGTTCGGAAAGAGCGGACTGGAAATAGCCTTCGCCCTTGACTGCGAGCAGGGCGTCCACCAGCATCACCTCGGGGGGAAGAACGACGTAGGTCGCCTCTCCTCCGCAATAGCGGTAGGAATACCCGGGCGAATCCATCGAGCCCTTGTAGTTGAGCGCCGGCTGGATCGTAACACGCTGGCCCTCGCTCCACTGACCCTTCCACTTCGCGCCGATCTTCGCCAGCCGGCCGGACATTTCATGGCCGACGATTATCGGCCTTTCGGCAATATCGTTCGGGACGCGCTTGTGGTCCGCGCCGGCCTGAACCGCCTTCCACGAACTCATGCACAGGCTGTCGGCCATCACTTCCATCAATATTTCGTCGTCGCGAATCTCCGGCAGGGGAAATTCTTCAAGCCTCAAATCGTTTTTTCCGTAAAGCCGGACCGCTGTTGTTTTCATGTATTCGTCTCCACCGCGCATCTCACATGGGAGCGCATTGTTTTTCCGCCCGCTTAAGAAGGGCTATTACTTCCTCGACTGTTTTCGCGACCCTGAGCTCCATGAGCCAGTCGATATTGTCGCAGAACTCCGCCACCTGGAGCATCGCTTCCTCGGTGTGCGCCGCCTGGTCTTTGGCGGCCATGAATACGAGCACGTCGACGGGATCGTTTTCGGGATCGCCGAAATTGACTCCCGTCCGGAGCGTCACGATTCCGTAGCCGGTTTCGATGACTCCTGTTTCAGGCCGCGCATGGGGCATGGCGAGACCGGGACCGATCACGAAATACGGACCGTTCCGTTCGCATCCGTCTATCATCGCGTCGATATAGGAACCCCGGCAGCTGCCGGCGGACAATAGAAGAGCGCCGCCCTTTCGGATCGCGTCCCTCCAGTCTTTCGCATCAAGATTGAGCATGACGGTCCGGTTCTTCAAAATATAGTCAAAAAATCCCATCGCTCCTCTCCTTCGAATACGTCTGCCCCCGGCGCGAGAGCCGGAAGCAGACGGATACCAGTATAAATCGAATTACGCCCTGGCGGCCGCTAATTCATCGACGATTTCGCGGTATTCTCCGGCGTTCACCAGATTGGAGATGCCGTATACCCGGGAACCGGGGTTCGACGCCTTGACGC
Encoded proteins:
- the zupT gene encoding zinc transporter ZupT, with product MTSNLWFAFSLTLFAGLSTGIGSLIGLLSKKFNPRLLTVALGFSAGVMIYVSMIEIFAKAKDSLSIALGPKMGYVWTVVAFFAGIFVIAFIDKVIPSYENPHELNVAKKIESASEKEKRKLLRMGAFSALAIGIHNFPEGLATFMSGLTNPTLGVSIAVAIAIHNIPEGLAVSAPIFYATKSRRKAFTLSFLSGLAEPLGALIGYFLLRTVFTESTFGLIFAGVSGIMVYISLDELLPTAEEFGEHHLAIGGLIAGMMVMAASLLLFA
- a CDS encoding HD domain-containing phosphohydrolase, with product MIYADLILNLALLIALTTLSAFIDSRLSKYKTVNGIVQGFVFGSSTVLAMMTPLRVAEGVIFDGRSLMLSLGALFFGGWTGGISAAMAIGYRVMLGGPGALTGSLVSLMAITVGIVFRLQGKNSENPPNTLTLAFFGLIVHALMLLLMLTLPKTFIIDTIRVMAVPILILYPVATVLAGKILSDQVTLRARLEAIAARECEFSESLEFLPAPIGIARTDGKLTFLNHAFTATYGYELEDIPTMNEWVVKAYPDADYRNRMQKNWEQDVEAASQRGGPTHARLYEITCKDGSVKKAQISMRPIRNTFLTVFEDTTARLNLEHALRKKVMDLTATQEATIISMAILSEYRDTDTGSHIQRTKLYVKLLLESLGDECPYDQDTKELIWLSATLHDIGKVAIPDSILLKPGKLTDAEFNLMKQHPLFGRFAILRTQESLPENSFLNFAAEIAEYHHEKWDGSGYPHGLKGSSIPLSARVMAIADVYDACISQRPYKKPLSHEETVDIIRRGSASHFDPELVTLFLSKEAEFNKIATQYKE
- the ptsP gene encoding phosphoenolpyruvate--protein phosphotransferase, whose amino-acid sequence is MNTRTISAVTLSRGAALGPALVYDEGEKIPAAEILPPERRESELVLLKSAVEGAVRELLETAEKAAREIGAENAEIFEGHADIAGDEDFFLEMKAVVMEEGRCAEWAARTVSERNALEMEELDDEYLRERGEDFRDIGKRIASHVSSLRSGACREQGLYPPHPAVVCSETLSPAQTVCFHLPHVLGFVVSTGGSTSHAAILARSLSIPAVRVSPKDLASLKDGDTLILNLKKDELSVHPDAASQQDARALIEREREKRIALEALRDLPSQTLCGRRIGLYANAGSMKDLPLLGAVHPDGVGLFRTEFLFMEQPSLPDVPTQTAFYARVLETLSGRPVVFRLLDIGADKPLPYAPHPHESNPFLGWRGIRFLLGNPGILRGQLEALLLASASVGAEVRIMVPMVSNVSEMRAVREILDEIIPRTGGRALLGMMVETPAAALTVRSYKGLSDFISIGSNDLTQYTLAADRENSLLSGLYAETHPAVLRLMASACRDARECGMETGICGEFASRPEGTILLAAMGFDELSVSPSAILETKALIRSLRLSAAQELLARVLELPDSASVAGETAAFISREALCV
- a CDS encoding HPr family phosphocarrier protein — its product is MVEAEILVTNPSGLHTRPAKKIVDASKKYSSEIFISKGDKKESAKNLIKLMKLGITSGNKIVLSCEGSDESDALESIAALIRGLTE
- a CDS encoding 1-phosphofructokinase family hexose kinase, giving the protein MRRILAAGLSPTLQKTIAFKNLTVDAVNRSQGYRIDASGKAVNASRVLDQLEKGCVKNLCPLGSDNADFFLELAARDGLPVVPLYTTGRVRYCYTLVEPGSGRATELVVSEPVGSDDYAALAAELLSMLKREAAEADAFVFAGSRPSFWPAGLCADLCAAAREQGLLVMADFHGPDLARTIEKAVPDIIKINEEEFCGTFGFPFPLPEPELTKAIADKSRELDSLIVITRGSKDTFAADRGELHRQKVTPVTALNAIGCGDSFTAGFLHEWLASGSVPLALAEGGRCAALNALNLRPGSIRDPGAEGETLW
- a CDS encoding alcohol dehydrogenase catalytic domain-containing protein, with product MKTTAVRLYGKNDLRLEEFPLPEIRDDEILMEVMADSLCMSSWKAVQAGADHKRVPNDIAERPIIVGHEMSGRLAKIGAKWKGQWSEGQRVTIQPALNYKGSMDSPGYSYRYCGGEATYVVLPPEVMLVDALLAVKGEGYFQSALSEPYSCVIGAMHSLFRTSRTKHEHEMGLKAGGRLAVLGGCGPMGLAAIDYALSGPVQPSSIVVTDRDHKRVARALGIFAPVAAERGVSLRILDTDGAVDEAALLREASDNELYDDILVMVAIPAVLEMAEALLAFNGCLNFFAGPLATDFYARINYYDVHYMEKHVIGTTGGNTDDQREALALMDSGLLKPGALVTHVGGLDASVSATLNLPALGGGKKLIYTHKKFPLFALDDVPELAKKDPWFAPLETILAAAGGMWCVQAEQYVFDTAPEVSGDPSVARKEA
- a CDS encoding PTS sugar transporter subunit IIA, producing MGFFDYILKNRTVMLNLDAKDWRDAIRKGGALLLSAGSCRGSYIDAMIDGCERNGPYFVIGPGLAMPHARPETGVIETGYGIVTLRTGVNFGDPENDPVDVLVFMAAKDQAAHTEEAMLQVAEFCDNIDWLMELRVAKTVEEVIALLKRAEKQCAPM